A portion of the Corynebacterium ammoniagenes DSM 20306 genome contains these proteins:
- the argC gene encoding N-acetyl-gamma-glutamyl-phosphate reductase, translated as MTYKVAIAGATGYAGGEILRLLLNHPAYASGDLEIGALTGHSNAGQSVAELLPHLPQLAGRTIVDTTVDNLAGHDVVFLGLPHGHSGPIAKALGEDVVVIDCAADFRLKDSKDWENFYGSEHAGSWPYGIPELPGNREELQGAKRVAVPGCFPTTMTLGALPALHGKLIEPDLSVVAVTGVSGAGKKAAVPMLGAETMGSVKAYSPGGTHRHTPEVVQNLSPFAESTVNVSFTPVLAPMPRGILATITAPLKDGVTQEQVTKVFQNFYADEPFCQVLPEGQQPQTQHVVGSNMCQIQAHVDVRAHKLVITSALDNLTKGTGGAAVQCMNLALGLDETAGLPQAAVAP; from the coding sequence ATGACATACAAAGTTGCAATCGCAGGCGCCACGGGTTACGCCGGTGGCGAGATACTTCGCCTCCTTCTTAACCACCCGGCATATGCCTCTGGCGACTTAGAAATTGGCGCACTCACCGGCCACTCCAACGCCGGGCAATCAGTAGCAGAGCTGCTGCCGCACCTGCCACAACTGGCAGGCCGCACCATCGTGGATACCACCGTGGATAATCTAGCCGGCCATGACGTGGTCTTCCTTGGACTGCCACATGGGCATTCGGGTCCCATCGCTAAGGCACTGGGCGAGGATGTCGTCGTTATTGACTGCGCCGCGGATTTCCGTTTGAAAGATTCCAAGGACTGGGAAAACTTCTATGGCTCCGAACATGCCGGAAGCTGGCCCTATGGCATTCCCGAGCTACCCGGCAACCGCGAAGAACTCCAAGGCGCGAAAAGGGTAGCGGTACCTGGTTGCTTCCCAACCACCATGACGCTAGGCGCCCTGCCAGCACTGCATGGCAAACTAATTGAGCCCGATTTGTCTGTTGTGGCAGTCACCGGTGTATCTGGTGCCGGCAAGAAGGCCGCCGTACCCATGCTGGGAGCTGAGACCATGGGCAGCGTGAAAGCCTATTCACCAGGTGGTACCCACCGCCACACCCCAGAAGTGGTACAAAACCTCAGCCCGTTTGCAGAATCCACCGTCAACGTCAGCTTCACGCCGGTGTTGGCACCGATGCCTCGGGGTATCCTCGCCACGATTACGGCACCGCTGAAAGATGGCGTGACGCAAGAACAGGTCACCAAAGTCTTCCAAAACTTTTACGCCGACGAGCCATTTTGCCAGGTGCTGCCAGAAGGACAGCAGCCACAAACCCAGCACGTGGTGGGATCTAATATGTGCCAGATTCAAGCCCACGTGGACGTTCGAGCACACAAGCTCGTGATCACCTCCGCCTTAGACAACCTGACCAAGGGCACCGGCGGCGCTGCCGTACAGTGCATGAACCTAGCCTTAGGTCTGGACGAAACCGCTGGCCTGCCACAGGCCGCAGTCGCACCATAA
- the rpmI gene encoding 50S ribosomal protein L35 yields MKQKTHKGTAKRIKVTGSGKLRREQAGRRHLLEGKTSKRTRRLKGTEAVAPADVKRIKRLLGRA; encoded by the coding sequence ATGAAGCAGAAGACCCACAAGGGCACCGCAAAGCGTATCAAGGTGACTGGTTCCGGCAAGCTGCGCCGCGAGCAGGCTGGCCGTCGCCACCTGCTGGAAGGCAAGACCTCCAAGCGTACCCGTCGTCTGAAGGGCACCGAAGCAGTTGCTCCAGCCGACGTTAAGCGCATTAAGCGCCTGCTTGGCCGCGCGTAA
- the rplT gene encoding 50S ribosomal protein L20: protein MARVKRSVNAKKKRRAILKTAKGYRGQRSRLYRKAKEQWLHSMTYAYRDRRARKSEFRKLWIQRINAAARMNDITYNRLIHGLRLAEIEVDRKILAELAVNDFEAFSALCEAAKAALPEDVNAPKAA from the coding sequence GTGGCACGAGTAAAGCGCTCAGTCAACGCCAAGAAGAAGCGTCGCGCGATTTTAAAGACCGCCAAGGGCTACCGCGGCCAGCGTTCCCGCCTCTACCGTAAGGCTAAGGAACAGTGGTTGCACTCAATGACCTACGCTTACCGCGACCGTCGCGCGCGTAAGTCGGAGTTCCGCAAGCTGTGGATCCAGCGTATTAACGCAGCAGCTCGCATGAATGACATCACCTACAACCGTCTCATCCACGGCCTGCGCCTGGCTGAGATCGAAGTAGACCGCAAGATCCTTGCTGAGCTTGCAGTCAACGACTTCGAGGCATTCTCCGCATTGTGCGAGGCTGCCAAGGCTGCACTGCCAGAGGACGTTAACGCTCCTAAGGCTGCCTAA
- the infC gene encoding translation initiation factor IF-3 encodes MYPFSLRRHTISSEARINERIRVPEVRLVGPGGEQVGIVRTDDARKLAFEADLDLVEVAPNAKPPVAKIMDYGKFKYEQAQKARESRKNQQQTVVKEQKFRPKIDDHDYETKKANVVRFLEKGSKVKVTIMFRGREQSRPELGYRLLERLAEDVAESGIVESRPKQDGRNMTMVFGPNRKGKK; translated from the coding sequence ATCTATCCCTTCTCACTTAGGAGACACACAATCAGCTCTGAAGCTCGCATTAATGAGCGCATCCGAGTACCAGAAGTACGTTTGGTCGGTCCCGGAGGCGAACAAGTAGGCATCGTCCGCACTGATGATGCACGAAAACTCGCTTTTGAGGCAGATCTAGACCTGGTCGAGGTTGCCCCTAACGCTAAGCCGCCTGTAGCCAAGATTATGGACTACGGCAAATTCAAATACGAGCAGGCTCAAAAGGCCCGCGAATCTCGTAAGAACCAGCAACAGACTGTCGTCAAGGAACAAAAGTTCCGTCCTAAGATCGATGATCACGATTATGAGACCAAAAAGGCAAACGTTGTTCGCTTCCTGGAAAAGGGTTCCAAGGTAAAGGTCACCATCATGTTCCGTGGCCGTGAGCAATCACGTCCGGAACTTGGTTACCGCCTGCTGGAGCGTCTGGCTGAGGATGTTGCAGAATCCGGCATCGTGGAGTCGCGCCCAAAGCAGGATGGTCGCAATATGACCATGGTCTTTGGTCCAAACCGCAAGGGTAAGAAGTAG
- the argJ gene encoding bifunctional glutamate N-acetyltransferase/amino-acid acetyltransferase ArgJ, with product MTTSESQPVGVTVPQGFLAASTIAGIKPSGNPDMALVVNQGPNFDAAAVFTRNRVVAAPVKITQAALENGEPNQIKAVVFNAGNANACNGAQGMTDAQKMAEDTALALGLDATEIAVCSTGLIGELMPMEQVHGGIDKLAKDLGSDLDHGAGAARAIMTTDTVAKQTAVHGQGWSVGGMGKGVGMMAPSLATMLVCITTDAQASPAALDEALRKACDVTFNTLDVDGSTSTNDTIIVLANGASGIEPSQDELDEAILKACADLADQLQADAEGVTKRVKITVKGTGSDEQALNAARTLGRDNLFKCAMFGSDPNWGRVLAAVGMADADMDPDNISVFFNDQPVCVESTGAPGARDVDLSGADIDVLVDLGTGGNGAAFVRTTDLSHEYVEINSAYSS from the coding sequence ATGACAACGTCCGAATCCCAGCCAGTAGGTGTGACTGTTCCGCAGGGCTTTCTTGCGGCATCGACCATCGCTGGCATTAAGCCCTCGGGCAATCCTGATATGGCCCTGGTCGTCAACCAAGGCCCCAACTTTGACGCGGCAGCGGTGTTTACCCGCAACCGCGTTGTCGCAGCACCGGTAAAAATTACCCAGGCTGCCCTGGAAAACGGTGAGCCCAACCAAATCAAGGCAGTGGTCTTTAACGCCGGCAATGCTAATGCCTGCAATGGTGCTCAAGGAATGACCGATGCGCAAAAGATGGCGGAAGATACCGCTCTTGCGCTCGGTCTCGATGCGACCGAGATCGCTGTGTGCTCCACGGGGCTTATCGGGGAGTTGATGCCGATGGAGCAGGTGCATGGGGGCATCGACAAGCTAGCGAAAGACCTAGGATCTGACCTTGACCACGGCGCCGGTGCTGCGCGAGCGATCATGACGACCGATACCGTTGCTAAGCAAACCGCTGTGCACGGGCAAGGCTGGTCTGTCGGTGGCATGGGCAAAGGCGTGGGCATGATGGCGCCATCGTTGGCCACCATGTTGGTATGCATTACTACTGATGCTCAAGCAAGCCCTGCCGCCTTGGATGAAGCCTTGCGCAAGGCCTGCGATGTCACCTTTAATACTTTGGATGTTGATGGCTCTACCTCGACTAATGACACCATCATCGTCTTAGCCAATGGTGCCTCGGGCATTGAACCTTCACAGGACGAGCTTGATGAAGCCATCTTGAAGGCCTGCGCGGATCTGGCTGATCAGCTCCAAGCCGATGCCGAGGGCGTGACCAAGCGCGTGAAAATCACCGTCAAAGGCACCGGCTCTGATGAGCAAGCCCTGAATGCCGCGCGTACTTTAGGTCGTGACAACCTGTTTAAGTGCGCCATGTTTGGCTCTGATCCGAACTGGGGCCGTGTGCTGGCCGCTGTCGGTATGGCTGATGCCGACATGGACCCGGACAATATCTCCGTCTTTTTCAATGACCAACCGGTGTGCGTGGAATCCACTGGCGCTCCCGGGGCTCGTGATGTTGACCTGTCTGGTGCCGACATTGATGTGCTCGTGGACTTAGGCACCGGCGGTAATGGCGCAGCATTTGTTCGCACCACGGATCTCTCACATGAGTACGTGGAAATTAACTCGGCGTATAGCTCTTAG
- a CDS encoding TrmH family RNA methyltransferase: MALDFDQAFTERTPRIVNAAKLHRSSARKKANAFIVEGDNSVDAAVSTGAATDVFVTERAADKFADIVTAAGYMDVYVHPITDRAAKSLSDTQTTMGIFALCTPVLWSAGKILNGKPKLLSVPVETSEPGNAGTLIRTSDAMGADGVIFAGETVDPLGSKVSRASAGSLFHIPTARDTNIKDVLGKLRASNLQILATAPQGDATLDEVDLTKPTAWLFGNEAHGLSQELLDAADIRVSIPLRGRAESLNLATAASICLYESAKAQNK; encoded by the coding sequence ATGGCATTGGATTTTGATCAAGCATTTACTGAACGCACCCCGCGCATTGTTAACGCGGCGAAACTGCACCGCTCCTCAGCGCGCAAGAAGGCCAATGCTTTCATCGTCGAGGGCGACAACTCGGTCGATGCCGCGGTCTCCACCGGCGCAGCCACCGACGTGTTTGTCACCGAGCGTGCTGCCGATAAGTTTGCAGATATTGTCACCGCTGCCGGTTACATGGATGTTTACGTTCATCCGATTACTGATAGGGCAGCGAAGTCCTTGTCTGACACACAGACGACCATGGGAATTTTTGCACTGTGCACACCGGTTTTGTGGTCCGCAGGGAAAATCCTCAATGGCAAGCCCAAGCTGCTTTCCGTTCCAGTTGAGACCTCAGAGCCAGGAAATGCCGGCACCTTGATTCGTACTTCAGATGCCATGGGAGCAGATGGCGTTATCTTTGCCGGCGAAACTGTGGATCCTTTGGGCTCGAAGGTCTCGCGGGCATCGGCAGGCAGTTTGTTCCATATTCCTACCGCGCGCGATACCAACATCAAAGATGTGCTGGGAAAATTACGCGCATCGAACCTGCAGATTCTAGCGACCGCACCGCAGGGCGATGCCACCTTGGATGAAGTCGACCTGACCAAGCCGACCGCGTGGCTGTTTGGCAACGAAGCACATGGCCTTAGCCAAGAGCTGCTGGACGCGGCGGATATTCGCGTCAGCATTCCGCTGCGCGGGCGCGCGGAGTCATTGAACCTCGCAACTGCTGCGAGCATCTGTCTTTATGAGTCAGCGAAAGCCCAGAATAAGTAA
- the pheT gene encoding phenylalanine--tRNA ligase subunit beta, with the protein MLISQNWLQGVLGEHNPGWTVSSEQLDAGFVSVGFETEGYEPLPEITGPVVIGRVEEIEELTQFKKPIRYCQVNVGDANGTGELQGIICGARNFEEGSLVPVSLPGAVLPGGFKIAARETYDHISNGMICSAAELGLTAKSEGIITLDESFAQHIGEDALPLLGGADTVFDVNVTPDRGYALSMRGLGREIASAFNLAFVDPVGEASHPSGSLIDIDLREETKAIRFGLRKVTGIDPQAQSPFWMQRILMLSGQRPVNLATDVTNYVMLYLGQPMHAFDANKVAGNLVVRNAQAGEKFETLDHVKRELFADDVVICDDTGIQSLAGVMGGTTSEISDDTTDVYFEAATWDPITVARSSRRHKLSSEASRRFERGVDPAIVEYSLDLACELLVEYGGGHVEDARTLVGEVPDPQVVAMDTIKPSQYAGVEYSQETITARLEEVGCSVAGFDNGKALDVTIPSWRTDIEEDVDLVEEVLRLEGLDAIPSILPIPTIGSRGLSPAQKRRRAIGHSLAYAGYAEVIPSPFINAEIFNTWELDADDERRNVVSVQNPLEADKAVLSSTLLPNMLEAVARNVARGRNDVSLFGVQQVAFKRADSTPMPDVSKRPSDEEIEQLLNTLPSQPLHVATVGAGNLEFEGPWGEGRAYTYADAIESARQVARAAGVEIEVEKAEAKPWHPGRCAAIKVDGDVVGYAGELHPQIVKAMGLPARTCAMELDVTALPFTANLPAPVLSSFPTLHQDIAVVVDEDLPAETVRQTLEEGAGELLESVELFDVFRGEQLGEAKKSLAFKMLFRAADRTLTDEEANTHRLAAAELAKQRLGAEMRA; encoded by the coding sequence ATGCTTATTTCACAAAACTGGCTGCAAGGCGTCCTCGGTGAGCACAACCCTGGCTGGACCGTCTCCAGCGAACAACTTGATGCCGGATTCGTCAGCGTCGGCTTCGAAACCGAAGGTTATGAACCACTGCCGGAGATTACCGGTCCAGTCGTTATTGGCCGCGTAGAAGAAATTGAAGAACTCACTCAGTTCAAAAAGCCGATTCGCTACTGCCAAGTTAACGTTGGCGACGCGAATGGCACAGGCGAGCTGCAGGGAATTATTTGTGGTGCCCGAAACTTCGAAGAAGGCTCCTTAGTACCAGTCTCACTGCCTGGTGCAGTGCTTCCCGGTGGCTTCAAAATTGCAGCCCGCGAGACTTATGACCACATCTCCAATGGCATGATCTGCTCGGCTGCGGAGCTGGGACTTACCGCAAAATCCGAGGGCATCATCACCTTGGATGAATCTTTTGCCCAGCACATTGGCGAAGACGCGCTACCGCTACTCGGCGGCGCGGATACAGTCTTTGACGTTAATGTCACCCCAGACCGCGGTTATGCACTGTCGATGCGTGGGCTAGGACGCGAGATTGCCTCCGCGTTTAACCTAGCCTTCGTCGATCCCGTCGGCGAGGCTTCCCATCCTTCCGGCAGCTTGATTGATATTGACTTGCGCGAGGAAACCAAAGCGATCCGCTTTGGCCTGCGCAAAGTAACCGGCATTGACCCGCAAGCGCAGTCCCCATTTTGGATGCAGCGTATTTTGATGCTGTCCGGCCAGCGCCCCGTTAACCTTGCCACTGATGTGACCAACTACGTGATGTTGTACTTGGGTCAGCCGATGCATGCTTTCGATGCCAACAAGGTTGCCGGCAACCTCGTCGTGCGCAATGCTCAGGCGGGGGAGAAATTTGAAACCCTCGACCACGTCAAGCGCGAGCTTTTTGCCGACGACGTAGTCATCTGCGATGACACAGGCATCCAGTCGCTAGCTGGCGTGATGGGTGGTACCACCTCGGAGATCTCCGATGACACCACCGATGTCTATTTTGAGGCAGCAACCTGGGATCCCATCACCGTGGCACGTTCCTCACGTCGCCACAAGCTCAGTTCGGAAGCATCCCGTCGTTTCGAGCGGGGAGTCGACCCAGCAATTGTTGAGTACTCGTTGGACCTGGCCTGTGAGCTGCTCGTGGAATACGGCGGCGGCCACGTAGAAGATGCCCGCACCCTGGTCGGCGAGGTTCCAGACCCACAGGTCGTGGCGATGGATACCATCAAGCCATCGCAGTATGCCGGCGTGGAATATTCGCAGGAGACCATCACCGCACGTCTGGAAGAAGTCGGCTGCTCGGTAGCTGGCTTTGACAATGGGAAGGCACTCGATGTCACCATTCCATCCTGGCGCACCGATATCGAAGAAGACGTCGATCTCGTCGAAGAAGTCTTGCGCTTGGAAGGCCTGGATGCCATTCCTTCCATTTTGCCAATTCCTACCATTGGCAGCCGTGGCTTGAGCCCCGCGCAAAAGCGCCGCCGCGCCATTGGTCACTCTCTGGCGTACGCGGGGTATGCGGAAGTTATCCCGAGTCCTTTTATCAACGCTGAGATCTTCAATACCTGGGAACTCGACGCCGATGACGAACGCCGCAATGTGGTATCCGTACAAAACCCACTGGAAGCCGATAAGGCCGTGCTTTCGAGCACCTTGTTGCCGAATATGCTCGAAGCAGTCGCGCGCAACGTGGCCCGCGGTCGCAATGATGTATCCCTTTTCGGAGTACAACAGGTAGCGTTCAAGCGCGCGGATTCCACGCCTATGCCGGATGTCTCCAAGCGTCCTTCCGATGAAGAAATTGAGCAACTACTCAACACCTTGCCGTCGCAGCCCTTGCACGTAGCAACCGTGGGCGCAGGCAACCTGGAGTTCGAAGGCCCATGGGGCGAAGGTCGCGCATATACCTACGCGGATGCCATCGAATCAGCACGTCAGGTCGCACGCGCCGCCGGTGTTGAGATAGAGGTAGAAAAGGCCGAGGCCAAGCCGTGGCACCCAGGCCGTTGCGCCGCCATCAAGGTCGATGGGGACGTGGTTGGCTACGCTGGCGAGCTGCACCCGCAAATCGTCAAAGCCATGGGGCTGCCAGCACGGACCTGTGCCATGGAGCTTGATGTAACGGCGTTGCCATTTACCGCGAACTTGCCCGCCCCGGTACTTTCTTCGTTCCCCACGCTGCACCAAGATATTGCCGTTGTAGTGGATGAAGACCTGCCGGCGGAGACCGTGCGTCAAACCTTGGAGGAAGGCGCAGGAGAGCTGTTGGAAAGCGTCGAGCTTTTCGATGTTTTCCGTGGCGAACAGCTCGGTGAAGCCAAGAAGTCGTTGGCGTTTAAGATGCTTTTCCGCGCAGCCGACCGCACGTTGACCGATGAGGAAGCAAATACCCACCGCTTGGCAGCCGCTGAGCTAGCAAAACAGCGTTTGGGTGCGGAGATGCGCGCTTAA
- a CDS encoding TM2 domain-containing protein — protein MSNPYNHFDHSRDDSWAPEPQEPAAQSYAQYQESLKNPQPQQPAFDPFQQQPQAGAPAPYGQVPGAAPYPAYGMVPANPKSWVGTALLAFFLGHFGAHNFYLGYRNRAIAQLSMTVIGWLTAIFLVGFILLGAVAIWAFVDFVRVLLRSGEYGVDSNGVPLT, from the coding sequence ATGAGCAACCCCTATAACCATTTTGATCACTCCCGCGATGATTCCTGGGCACCTGAACCCCAGGAGCCAGCGGCGCAGTCATATGCGCAGTACCAAGAGTCGCTGAAGAACCCACAGCCGCAGCAGCCAGCTTTTGATCCTTTCCAGCAGCAGCCGCAAGCAGGAGCTCCCGCCCCTTACGGGCAGGTGCCGGGAGCAGCGCCATATCCTGCCTATGGCATGGTACCGGCGAACCCGAAATCGTGGGTTGGCACTGCTTTACTGGCGTTTTTCCTGGGACACTTTGGCGCGCACAACTTCTACCTGGGCTACCGCAATCGCGCCATTGCTCAGCTGTCGATGACAGTGATTGGTTGGTTGACCGCAATCTTCCTCGTTGGCTTCATCCTTTTGGGTGCCGTCGCGATCTGGGCTTTTGTGGACTTCGTCCGGGTCTTGCTCCGCAGCGGTGAATACGGCGTAGATTCCAACGGCGTTCCACTGACTTAA
- a CDS encoding acetylornithine transaminase: MSTTQTSLTSSWQSAMMNNYGTPPLGIVSGHGAYLVDEHGTEYLDLLAGIAVNSLGTNHPAVVKAVNEQVSTLSHVSNLFASPPAVKLAQRLQEKVGDDSARVIFSNSGAEANEAAFKLARLTGRRRILAADHGFHGRTMGSLALTGQPSKRDIFAPLPGGVEFYPYGDIDYLRKLVEVNPTDTAAIFLEPIQGETGVIPATQEFLQDIRALCDEYGILMVVDEVQTGVGRTGTFFAFEKAGITPDVITMAKGLGAGLPIGACIGTGKAAELFEPGSHGTTFGGNPVSCAAANAVLDVIDDEFIAGVRSKGEKFAAELNKLSLVDHVRGQGLLLGVVLNQPVAKEAVAEGLNNGLIVNAPSADVVRIAPPLVITEEDIDVAIEKITTVFATVTKTDN; encoded by the coding sequence GTGAGCACCACGCAAACATCACTAACGAGTTCCTGGCAATCAGCCATGATGAATAACTATGGCACCCCGCCGCTGGGAATCGTCTCCGGGCACGGGGCCTACTTGGTCGATGAACACGGCACCGAGTACCTGGACCTTTTGGCCGGGATTGCCGTGAATTCTTTGGGCACCAACCATCCAGCCGTGGTGAAGGCCGTCAATGAACAAGTATCGACGCTGAGCCACGTGAGCAACCTTTTTGCATCACCTCCCGCGGTGAAACTGGCGCAGCGTTTACAAGAAAAAGTCGGCGATGACTCCGCACGTGTTATCTTTTCCAACTCCGGTGCGGAGGCAAATGAGGCTGCGTTCAAGCTGGCACGCTTGACTGGGCGCCGCCGGATACTCGCAGCCGATCATGGTTTCCATGGCCGCACCATGGGCTCCTTAGCGCTGACAGGCCAGCCTTCCAAACGCGATATCTTTGCCCCGCTGCCTGGGGGCGTGGAGTTTTATCCCTATGGCGATATTGACTACCTGCGCAAGCTTGTAGAAGTTAATCCCACGGACACTGCGGCTATTTTCCTCGAGCCCATCCAGGGTGAAACCGGCGTTATCCCAGCCACGCAAGAGTTCCTCCAAGACATCCGCGCACTGTGCGATGAGTACGGGATTTTAATGGTGGTGGATGAAGTCCAAACCGGGGTGGGGCGTACCGGAACGTTCTTTGCCTTTGAAAAGGCTGGAATTACCCCGGATGTCATCACCATGGCCAAAGGCCTGGGTGCAGGTCTTCCCATCGGTGCGTGCATTGGTACCGGCAAGGCAGCAGAGCTTTTTGAACCTGGCAGCCACGGCACCACCTTTGGCGGCAACCCGGTCTCATGCGCCGCAGCCAATGCGGTGCTAGATGTCATCGATGATGAATTTATCGCTGGTGTGCGCTCCAAGGGTGAGAAGTTCGCCGCGGAGCTCAACAAGCTGTCGTTGGTGGATCATGTGCGCGGTCAGGGCCTGCTCCTTGGCGTTGTGCTCAACCAGCCCGTTGCTAAGGAAGCAGTTGCTGAGGGCTTAAACAATGGGCTCATTGTCAACGCACCAAGCGCCGATGTTGTGCGTATTGCTCCACCACTGGTTATCACCGAAGAAGATATCGATGTGGCGATTGAGAAAATCACCACCGTCTTTGCCACTGTCACTAAGACCGACAATTAA
- the pheS gene encoding phenylalanine--tRNA ligase subunit alpha, translating to MSATPEIEINEATLEAAANEAIAAFDAASTLDELQEARRGHLGDKSFISQARQSLGSLPKQDRKDAGRLVNMARGKAEKHFAGVLQVLEEKAREEQLAAESVDVTVPTTRHQTGALHPITALNERIADIFIGMGWEVAEGPEVEAEYFNFDALNFKPDHPARTLQDTFYVGEEGSKQILRTHTSPVQVRTLLDRDVPVYIVCPGRVFRTDELDATHTPVFHQIEGLAIDKNLTMANLLGTLDHLARQLFGPETKTRMRTNYFPFTEPSAEVDVWFPNKKGGAGWIEWGGCGMVNPNVLRSVGIDPEEYQGFAFGMGIERTLQFRNGLSDMRDMVEGDVRFTLPFGVQA from the coding sequence GTGTCTGCTACCCCAGAGATAGAAATTAACGAGGCAACATTAGAAGCTGCGGCCAATGAGGCCATCGCAGCCTTTGATGCAGCAAGCACCCTTGATGAGCTCCAAGAAGCTCGTCGTGGGCATTTGGGGGACAAGAGCTTTATATCCCAGGCACGTCAATCGCTGGGCTCACTGCCTAAGCAAGACCGCAAAGACGCCGGTCGACTGGTCAACATGGCTCGTGGCAAGGCAGAAAAGCACTTCGCTGGTGTTCTCCAGGTGCTAGAGGAAAAGGCACGCGAAGAACAGCTGGCTGCTGAGTCCGTGGACGTTACTGTTCCGACCACCCGCCACCAGACTGGTGCATTGCACCCGATTACCGCGCTGAATGAGCGCATTGCCGATATTTTCATCGGCATGGGCTGGGAAGTTGCCGAAGGCCCTGAGGTGGAAGCGGAATACTTCAACTTCGATGCCTTGAACTTCAAGCCTGACCACCCAGCTCGTACCCTGCAGGATACCTTTTATGTCGGTGAGGAAGGCTCCAAGCAGATCCTGCGCACTCACACCTCGCCGGTACAGGTTCGCACCTTGTTAGATCGCGATGTTCCGGTGTACATCGTGTGCCCGGGCCGGGTTTTCCGTACCGATGAGCTCGACGCTACGCACACCCCGGTCTTCCACCAGATTGAGGGCTTAGCCATCGATAAGAATCTGACGATGGCCAACCTGCTGGGAACCTTGGACCACCTTGCGCGTCAGCTTTTCGGACCTGAAACCAAAACGCGTATGCGCACAAACTACTTCCCATTTACGGAACCTTCCGCGGAAGTAGACGTCTGGTTCCCGAATAAGAAGGGCGGCGCCGGCTGGATCGAGTGGGGCGGCTGCGGCATGGTCAACCCGAATGTCTTGCGCTCGGTGGGCATTGACCCAGAAGAGTACCAAGGCTTTGCTTTTGGCATGGGTATTGAACGCACCCTGCAATTCCGTAATGGCCTGTCCGATATGCGCGACATGGTCGAAGGCGATGTCCGTTTCACCCTGCCATTCGGCGTCCAGGCTTAA
- the argB gene encoding acetylglutamate kinase, protein MDMIAGMTDSVRAAVLAEALPWLQHYRNKIVVVKYGGNAMVDEDLKRAFAADMVFLRTVGAKPVVVHGGGPQINEMLGKIGIEGEFKGGFRVTSPEIMDVVRMVLFGQVGRDLVNLINSHGPYAVGTSGEDAGLFTATKRMVNVNGELTDIGLVGDITDVNPSAVMDIIEAGRIPVVSGIAPGTDGEVYNINADSAAGALAQALGAERLVMLTNVEGLYTDWPNKESLVSKIEATQLEAMLPQLDAGMIPKMESALNAVKGGVAASHVIDGRLAHSVLLELLTMGGIGTMVLPDNFERSRYPEGTVFRKDDSQ, encoded by the coding sequence ATGGACATGATTGCCGGAATGACAGACTCGGTGCGCGCTGCTGTGCTCGCTGAGGCGCTGCCGTGGCTGCAGCACTACCGCAACAAAATTGTGGTGGTGAAATATGGCGGAAACGCCATGGTTGATGAAGACCTCAAGCGCGCCTTTGCCGCCGACATGGTCTTTTTGCGCACCGTCGGTGCGAAGCCCGTTGTCGTGCACGGCGGCGGACCGCAGATTAATGAAATGCTGGGCAAAATTGGCATCGAAGGCGAATTTAAAGGTGGTTTTCGGGTAACCAGCCCCGAGATCATGGATGTCGTGCGCATGGTGCTCTTTGGGCAAGTTGGCCGCGACCTAGTCAACCTCATCAATTCCCATGGCCCATATGCCGTGGGCACCTCCGGTGAAGACGCCGGGTTATTTACTGCCACCAAGCGCATGGTCAACGTCAATGGCGAACTGACTGATATTGGCCTAGTCGGCGATATTACTGACGTCAACCCTTCCGCCGTGATGGATATTATCGAAGCTGGCCGCATTCCGGTGGTCTCCGGCATTGCCCCTGGCACCGATGGCGAGGTCTATAACATTAACGCCGACTCGGCGGCCGGTGCTTTGGCTCAAGCCTTAGGTGCTGAACGCTTGGTCATGTTGACCAATGTGGAAGGTCTCTACACCGATTGGCCAAACAAGGAATCTTTGGTGTCCAAGATTGAAGCAACGCAGCTTGAAGCGATGTTGCCGCAATTAGATGCCGGTATGATCCCGAAGATGGAATCTGCCCTCAACGCCGTCAAAGGTGGGGTAGCAGCATCCCATGTTATCGATGGCCGCTTAGCGCACTCCGTCTTGTTGGAGCTGTTGACCATGGGTGGAATTGGCACCATGGTCTTGCCCGATAATTTTGAGCGTTCCCGCTACCCCGAAGGCACCGTATTTAGGAAGGACGATTCACAGTGA